The stretch of DNA AAGCAGATAGTCACTGCCAGCTAGGAGTTAGAGCTGCAGTGACTACAACCGAACATTCGTCAACAAGCGCCCCTCCAAGCCATAAACACCACGCAGAGAACCCCGAATATTTTCACTAAACCTTCCCGATCTAACAACGCCAATTCCACCAGCACTTACCCACATAGAACAACGCCCCTGCATTGAGCTCCGATCCATGTCAGAACAAGTTCTTACCACCGTTTCTCGATGGCCCCAAACATACCTCGCAACAGGGGAGGGCTTGTATCCGACAAGCCGGGCATCTCGGCAGTCCGGCCCGGCACGCGCCGGCGGTACGCTGCGAGAAACCAGCCCACGATTTAAACTGTAAGGTGGCGCCGGATAAGCCCGTCATCCAGAGAAGCCATGGGGCCGTCGGCCACCAGACGCCCCTTGTCGATAATGCGGAAATCGGTGGCCACGCGGCGGGCAAACGGCAACTTCTGCTCCACCAGAAGAACGGTCAGGCCCTGCTCCCGATTCAAGCGCAAGATGATGTCCCCGATTTCCTGGACGATATTCGGCTGGATGCCCTCCGTGGGCTCGTCCAGGATCAGCAGTTGCGGCTCGATGACCAGCGCCCGGCCGATGGCCAGTTGTTGCTGCTGGCCGCCGGACAGATCACCGCCCCGGCGGCGGGCCATCGATTTCAGCACCGGGAACAGCGTGTGGATCTGATCCAGAATCGCGAACGACTTGTCCGGGCGCGCATAGACCGCCAGGCGCAGGTTCTCCTCCACGGTCAGTTGCGGAAAGATTTCCCGCCCCTGAGGTACGTAACCGATTTTCAGGGCGGCCCGAGCTTCCGCCCGCAGCGGCGCCAGGTCCTGACCCGCATACCGCATCGTGCCGGACGCTATCGGCAGCAGCCCCATAATGCATTTCAGCAAGGTGGTCTTGCCCATGCCATTGCGGCCCATCAGGCAGGTGCAGCCGCCTTGCGGTACCGTCATGGCCACATCCCAGAGGGTGTGGCTGCCGCCATAGAGCTGGTTCACGCCCTCCACGCTCAGCAGCGGCGCGGCGCTCTCCACACTTTCGGCACTCACTACACCTTCTCTCTCCACGCCCTCACCACTCATGCCGGCTCCCCCAGATAGACTTCGACAACCCGCGGGTCAGCCTGCACGTCAGCCATGTTGCCTTCCGCCAGCACGCTGCCTTCGTGCAGCACCGTGACGGTGCGCGCAATGGAACGGACGAAATCCATGTCGTGCTCCACCACCACGACGGTGTGCTTGCCTGCCAGCGACACCAACAGTTCAGCAGTGCGTTCGGTTTCCTGCGGCGTCATGCCCGCCACGGGCTCATCCACCAGCAGTAACGCCGGGCGCTGCATCAGTAGCATGCCGATCTCCAGCCATTGCTTCTGGCCATGGGACAGGCTGCCCGCGCGGGCCTGCCGTTGCGCGGTCAGGCCGATCAGGGCCAGCGTTTCGTCAATGCGGTCACACTGCTCTGAGGTCAGGCGCGCGAACAGCATGTGCCAGGCCCGGCGGTCACCGGCCATGGCCAGCTCCAGATTCTCGAACACCGTGTGCTCGGGGAATACCGTGGGCTTCTGGAACTTGCGGCCAATGCCGGCCTGGGCGATCTCCGGCTCACTCAAACGCAACAGGTCGATGCTCTGGCCAAAAAACGCCGTGCCGCTGTCCGGCCGGGTCTTGCCGGTAATCACGTCCATCATGGTGGTCTTGCCCGCACCATTGGCGCCGATGATGCAACGCAGCTCGCCCGGCTCGACATAGAGGGTCAGCTCGTTGAGGGCCCGAAAGCCGTCAAAGCTGACAGTGATGTCCTCCAGATAAAGAATCGTACCGTGGCTGACATCCAGCTTCGGCGAGCGCACCGCCGGATTGACGATATCAAACACCTGACTTCGATCGGCGAAAGATTCCAGGGATCTTGGCAACTTCATGTTTTCTGCCTCCTCAGCTTCTCCAGCAACCCGACCACGCCGCGCGGCAGGAACAGCGTCACCACCACGAACAAGGTGCCGAGGGCATACAGCCAGGCCTCCGGCCAGGCGACGGTGAAGTAGGTCTTCATATAGTTGACCAGCACCGCCCCCATCACGGCGCCATACAAGGTGCCGCGACCGCCGACGGCGACCCAGACCACGGCTTCAATGGCGTTGAGCGGGGCGAACTCGCCGGGATTGATGATGCCCACCTGGGGCACATAGAGGGCACCCGCCACGCCCGCCAGCATGCCGGAAAACACAAACAACCAGAGCTTGTAATGCTCCACGCGGTAGCCCATGAAACGGGCGCGGCCTTCGCCGTCACGGATCGCCGTGATGACGCGCCCGAAGCGTGAACGGACAATCCAGTGGCAGGCGATATACCCCAGCCCCAATGCCACGGCGGTGACAACGAACAAACCGATGCGGGTACTGGTGGCCTGCAGGTCATACCCCAGAATGTCCTTGAAATCGGTCAGCCCGTTGTTGCCACCAAAGCCCATTTCGTTGCGAAAAAAGGCCAGCATCAGCGCAAAGGTCAGTGCCTGGGTGATGATCGAGAAGTAGACCCCGGCAACGCGGGAGCGGAAGGCCAGCCACCCGAATACCAGCGCCAGCAGGCCGGGGATCAGCAGCACCATCAACATGGCAAACCAGAACATGTCCATGCCCAGCCAGTACCAGGGCAAGCTGTCCCAGCTCAGGAACACCATGAAATCCGGCAGCACCGGATCGCCATAGACGCCACGGGTGCCGATCTGGCGCATCAAATACATACCCATGGCGTAACCACCCAGCGCAAAGAACGCGGTGTGGCCCAGGCTGAGAATGCCGCAGTAACCCCAGATCAGATCAATCGAGATCGCCAGCAAGGCATAGGTCATGTATTTGCCTACCAGCCCCAGCGTATAGGTGGAGGGGTGCAGGAAAGACGATTCCGGCAACAGCAGGTGCGCCAGGGGCATACCGGCGCCCACCAGCAACAGCAGGCCAAGGAAGATGCGGCTGCCGAGATCGTGCTGCATCAAACGGGACAATACACTGCGATCACTCATCAGTGCCCCTCCGCCGAACGGCCTTTCTGCGGAAAGAGCCCCTGTTTACGTTTCTGAATAAACAGAATGATGAACACCAGCATCAATATCTTGGCCATCACCGCGCCGACATGCGGCTCCACCAGCTTGGTGCCCAGCCCCAGGCTCAGGCCACCGATCAGCGTGCCCCAGAGATTTCCCACGCCGCCGAACACCACCACCATGAAGGAATCGATGATGTAGGCCTGGCCCATATTGGGGCCGACATTGGTCAGCAGACTCAGGGCCACCCCCGCCACCCCGGCGATGCCGGAACCGAGCCCGAAGGTCAGGGCATCAATGCGATCAGAGCGCACGCCCATGGCGCGGGCCATGGCACGATTCTGCGATACCGCGCGCACCTTCAGCCCCAGGGAGGTGCGGTGCATCACCAGCCATAACAGGGCAAACACGATAAACATGAAGATCAGGACATACAGCCGGTTGTAGGTGATGGCGAAGACATCATTGAAGCGCAGCAGGCCACTCATCCAGTCCGGGGTCTGCACCTGACGATTGAGGGGCGAGAAAATCGTGCGCACCAGTTGTTGCAGGATCAGGCTGATACCGAAGGTGGCCAGCAGCGTTTCCAGCGGGCGACCATACAGAAACCGGACAACGCCGCGCTCGATCAGCACCCCCACCAGACCGGACACCATGAAGGCCGCCGGCACCGCCACGAGTATCGCGACACCGATCTGGTTCGGCATCAGCAGCTGCACGACATAGGACGTGTAAGCGCCGATCATGATCAGCTCGCCGTGGGCCATGTTAATCACGCCCATGACACCGAAGGTGATGGCCAGCCCGATAGCCGCCAGCACCAGCACGGAGCCAAAGCTCAGGCCGAAGAAAAGCGTTTCCAGAAAGCCGAAAAAGCTGCGCCGCTGCTCGATACGTGCGATGGCCCGTTCAGCCATCTGCCGCACGGCGGCATCGGGTTCCAGCGGCTCGCCGCTGGCGTCCGTCGCCAGCAATCGCTGGACGCGGTTATAGACATCATTGCCCAGCTCGCCGCTGAGCACTTCCAGCGCCGCCAGTCGCACCGCGACGTCAGTGTCCTCCAGATCATGCAAGGCCAGCGCGACATCGATATCGCGCGCCACACCACGATGGGTTTCATGGGCCTGCTGTGCGCGCAGCAATGCGATGGTGGCGTCATCCAGCCCCCGTCGCAGTTCAGCCACCGCATCCCGGCGTACCGCCGGTGATGCATCCTGCAGATCAAAGCGCGCCACGGCACCCCGCAGGTTGCGGCGCAGCGGATTGTTGGTGGTAATGCGTCGCAGCCCTGTCATAGCGTCCCGCTCCAGGGTCTGCTGTGTGACCGGATCGAACAGGGTCACTGCGTCGCCCTGAGCGCTCACCACATAGACACGCACCGTATCGGCGTCATCCTGCTGATAATACAGATCGCCTTCCAGCAAGCCTGCCAACGCATCGCGCACGCCCGGCCAGCCGCGCAACTGCAGCTCGTTCACCAGCGCCACCTTGCGTGGGAAGCTTGCCGTGGCAAGCTCCGCCAGCAAGGCGGGAAAATCGTCATGGTTCGCTTCCTGAACCCGTTCTTCCTGGGCGAATGATTCGGCCACGCCACCGTTATCCGCGTGCGCCCCACTCTCTGCGTGAACCGACATGGGCCACATCAGATAACAGAGTAATGCGATGATGCTGCCTGTCTGCGGCAGCCTTGCCACGATGCTGTTCACCCGGCTACTCCTGTACTGCTGCGAAACGCCGGGCGGGCGGCTGCCCGCCCGGCAGGTCTGGCTTCAACTGTTCAGGTATTAATAGTTCTGACCTGCGCACTTTCTGGTTTTGGTGTTGTAGTTGCCGCACTCGAGCTCGACCCAGTCCGCCTTGATGTCCTTGCTGCCCGGCAGGTAGCTGGACCAGGCATCACCCGGTACTTCACCGTCGGTTTGCCAGACCACGTCGTACTGGCCATCGGCACGGATCTCGCCGATAAACACCGGCTTGGTGATGTGGTGGTTCGGCAACAGCGTGGCAGTGCCGCCCGTCAGGTTGGGCACTTCCAGGCCGTAGAGCGCGCTGCGCACCTTGTCGACATCCGTCGTGCCGGCTTTTTCCACCGCCTGGGCCCACAGATTGAAGCCGATGTAATGCGCCTCCATCGGGTCATTGGTGACACGATTGGTATCGCCGATAAACGCATGCCAGTTCTTGATGAACTCGGCGTTCTGGTCACTCTCGATGCTCATGAAGTAGTTCCAGGCGGACAGGTGGCCGACCAGATTGCGGGCGTCGATCCCGGACAACTCTTCTTCACCCACCGAGAAGGCCACGACGGGAATGTCCTCGGCAGACACCTGCTGGTTGGACAGCTCGTTGTAGAAGGGTACGTTGGCATCACCGTTGATGGTGGACACCACCGCAGTAGGCTTGCCCGCCGAGCCGAAGCGTTTGATGTCAGACACAATGCTCTGCCAGTCGGAATGGCCGAACGGCGTGTAGTTGATCATGATGTCTTCGTCCTTGACGCCCTTGCTCTTCAGATAGGCTTCCAGGATGCGATTGGTGGTACGCGGGTAGACATAGTCGGTCCCCGCCAGCACCCAGCGCTCGATCCCCATGTCGTTCATCAGGTAATCCACCGCCGGAATCGCCTGCTGGTTCGGCGCCGCGCCGGTATAGATCACGTTGCGGGAGGACTCCTCGCCTTCGTACTGCACCGGGTAGAACAGCAATCCGTTCAGCTCTTCGAACACCGGCAACACGGCCTTGCGCGATACCGAGGTCCAGCAACCGAAGACCACGTCCACATTGTGACGTTGCAGCAGCTCGCGGGAACGCTCGGCAAACAGCGGCCAGTTGGACGCCGGGTCCACCACCACCGCTTCCAGCTGCTTGCCAAGCAGGCCGCCCTTGCGGTTCTGCTCTTCGATCAGCATCAGGATGGTGTCCTTGAGTGTCGTTTCACTGATGGCCATGGTGCCGGAGAGTGAGTGCAGCACACCCACCTTGATGGTGTCGGCCTGGGCGGCGGTCATGCCCAGGGCGGCGCTGGCGGCCATGCAGACCCCAGCGATCTTGCTCAGTAGTGATGTCGTTTTCATTGTCTGACTCCTTGAATTCCGGTTTGTCTGCGCGTGCGGGTTACATCTGCAATTGCAGGCCGAGCACAAAGACGTTGTCGTCACCAAACAGCGTGTCTTTCTTGTCCTGATAGGCGAGGCTGATGCGCGCGCCATGGCCGCTGATGATGTAGTTGATGTTGTAATCGGTGACCTTGCCGTCGGCGCCGTTATCAATTTCGCCGTAGCTGTAGCGCACTACAGGCTGGATGCGGCCGATGCCGACTTCCTGCGGGAACAGGTAACCCGCCAGCAGAAAATAGCCGTTGCTGGGTTCAGCGCCGAGCGCATCCAGGCCGCCCAGAATGTCGTAGTCGTAATAGGCGCCTTCCAGGGTCACCGTGCCGGCGTCACCCAGGTTTTTTTCCATCAGCACATCCACGCTGTAGCTGTTCTCGCCGTCCTGACTCTGCGCCACCAGACCGACTGCCAGAATGTCCTTGTCGCCGTAATAGGTGCTGCTGTTGTAATAGCCAGGCTCGGGGTCCCAGAAATTGGCTGTCAGGCGCGCGGCATACAGCAGATCATCCCCCGGGGTTTCCGGTCCCTCGAAGACCCCCAGTTGCCACTTGAACTGACCACCGCCGACTTGCCCCCAGTAAGCGAGACCGTCATCACGCCCGGCAAAGATGGCGGGGTAGGCTTGCACCGGCGGGAAATTCCAGGTGGTGAGATAGTAAGGACCACTCAGATTCGAGCGATCACTCGGCGGCAAGAAGCGCCCCGCCCAGATATTGAACACATCGGAATACTCAAACCGTGCGATGGCATCGAGCACGCTGATGGTTTCTTCATCATTGACGTCGGTGTAGTACTCGGTATTGAACGTGAAACCGATGTTCTCGTTGACCTGGCCGTTCACATACAGCCGGATGCTGTCGAGGCTGAAGTCATTGGATGAGCCACCGTCCGGCGCTGCCGATTCCTCGCTGACAAAGCTGGTACGCATGCCCGCGCCGACCGTGACGCCCGGCAGTTCCAGCGCGTGGGCGGTGCCGTAGCTGCCCACCGCCAGTGCCAGTGCCGAAGCCAGCCCCCGCCGCAGGGAGCGACAGGTCTGACGTGATGCAGAGTAAGACGTTTTCATGGTTGAACCCCCGATTCCGTGGTTGGATGGACTGTCGTGTTTTCCCTGGTCCTGAACACTGTTGTTATTCCCTGCCCTGCGCGTCCTGCCGGGCGCTGTGCAGCATGTGCAATGTGATCTTGCGTACTTCGCGGCGACTTTCTTCGATATGCGCCTTGAGCATCATCTGGGCAGGCTCGGGGCGGCGTTCGAGAATCGCCTTGAGCACCATGCCGTGTTCCACATAGGTGGCATCCACCCGCGGTGGCTTGGTGAAATCCAGCCGCCGGATAATGCGGATCTTCTCGGTGATATCGTGGTGGATCAGCGCCATCTCGCTGTTGCCCGCAGCCTCCACCAGCATTTCATGGAAGCGCTCGTCCAGGGCCGAGAGCGTGTTCATGTCTTCCAGGCGCGCGCTTTCCGGCACCAGCCAGATGCGTTTCAGATCCTCGAGTTGCTGTGGCATCGTTTCGCGATCGCACAGCCGCCGCACCGCCGCGCACTCCAGAATGGTGCGCACGTCGTACAGATCTTCGAAGTATTCAAAATTGAAGGGGCGAACGCGCCAGCCATTGCGGTACAGCACCTCGACATAGCTCTCCCGCTGCAAGCGGAACAGCGCCTCGCGCACCGGCGTGCGACTGACCCCCATACGTTCGGCCACTTCCGTTTCGGTAAAGCGGTCGCCGGGCAACAGCCGGAAATCAAAGATGTCCCGCTTGAGCTGGCCGTAGATGCGCTCCGCCAGATTGGCGGCGCGGGTGGCGCTGCGTGATGCATTGCCCGAGTCGATACGCGACAATTCGATCATGATGCCTGCTCCATGATGACCACCAGCGGATCGCCCGCCTGGATAACGCGCCCTTCCGCGCAATGCACCGCGTGCACCACGCCATCCGCAGGCGCATGAACGGCAAACTCCATTTTCATGGCTTCGATGATCAGCAGCGGATCACCCGTTTTCACCGGTTTGCCGATTTCCACCATCAACTTCCAGATGTTGCCGCTGATGTCCGCGGACACCAGCTCGCCCCCCACAGGCGTATCGATATCGACCTGACGTGCATCCTGGTCGCGATGCATAGCGTCCAGTGCTTCCTCTTCCTGCCACAGCGCCACCTCCGCATCGAAGGCCTGTTTCTGGCGTGCCTGAAACGCGGCCAGTTCCGGTGCGATGCTGTCGAGGAAGCGGTGATGCTCGCCAAGATCGAAATCTTCTTCGTGAATATCCAGCGTCAGACGCCCTTCGCGGAAAGCCTCCCGTTGTGCGGTGAGCTCTTCTTCCGTCACCGGGTAGAAGCGCACCTGATCGAAAAAGCGCAGTAGCCAGGGCTTGTCATCGGCGAAGGCGCTGTTCTTGAGAAACTTGTTCCAGATCGGCAGCGTGCGGCCCACCAGCTGGTAGCCACCCGGGGAATCCATACCGTAAATGCACATGTAAACGCCGCCGATGCCGACGGTGCCTTCGGCGGTGTAGGTGCGGGCCGGATTGTATTTCGAGGTCAGCAGACGATGGCGTGGGTCCACCGGCACGGCGCAGGGCGCGCCCAGGTAGACATCGCCCAGGCCCAGCACCATATAGCTGGCCTGATGGATGATGTCGCGCACCTGCTCGACACTGTCGAGGCCGTTGATGCGACGAATAAACTCGGCGTTGCTGGGCAACCACGGCGCCGTGTCGCGCACCGACTGGCGGTAACGGGCCACCGCGTCCAGCGTGGCAGAATCCTCGAACGCCAGCGGCAACCGGATCACCCGGGTGCGCACCTTCATGTCACCCACCGGCGGCAGTTCATGTTCGATAGCCAGCAATGCGGTCATCAGATCCCGCTGGCTGATCACGCGGCTGTCGTAATTGACCTGCAAGGAGCGCACGCCCGGCGACAGCTCCAGCACGCCCTTGATCGGCTGCGCCTCAAGCGCCTGCATCAACGCGTGCACGCGAAAGCGCAGCGTCAGGTCGAGCACGTTGGGGCCATATTCAATGAGGATGTAGCGGTCCCCGGCCTGGCGATAGGCGACCACAGGGCGACCCGGCTGCGCGGGCAGCTCTGCCAGCACGGTTTCCGAGACGGTATCGGCGGGCACCATGGCCAGGCCAGGTGCCACGGTCGGCGCTGTTTCTTGCAAGGCCGCGATCGCGGCATCCTGGGCCAGCTCCAGCGCCCGCGCTTCATCAAAGTCGATGCGCCGAAAACGAATGCGATCGCCGGGCTTCACCTGGCCGACTTTCCACAGTTCCGCTTTGCAGATCGTGACCGGGCAAACAAAGCCGCCGAGGCTGGGGCCGTCGCGTGTCAGGATCACCGGCATGTCGCCGGTAAAGTTGATGCTGCCGATGGCGTATTCACAATCGTGAATGTTCGACGGATGCAGCCCGGCTTCGCCGCCGTCACTGCGCGTCCAGGTGGGCTTGGGGCCGCTCAGGCGAATGCCGAGCCGGTTCGAGTTGTAGTGCACCGTCCATTCGGACGCGAGAAACGTCTCGATGGATTCCGGCTGGAAAAAATCCGGTGCGCCATGCGGGCCATACAGCACCGCGATATCCCAGGTATCGCCGTAAACGGGTACCAGCGCCTGACCTGCCGGCTCGGGTGCCGCAACCGGTGCTGGCGTCGGGCAGCCCGGGCGGCTCGGCGCGCAAATGTCCAGCAGATCGCCCCCACGCAGCGGCCGACCGCCGTGACCACCGAACTGACCCAGCGCGAAGGTGGCCTTGCTGCCCAGATAATCCGGCACATCAATACCGTTGCGCACGGCCAGATAGGTGCGGCACCCGGCGCTGGCCCGGCCCATGCGGAGTACCTGCCCGGCGCGTACCGTCACCGGCGTCCAGAAGGGTACGGGTGCGTCATCCAGGGTGGCGTCCGTGGGCGCGCCTGTCAGCGCAATCACCGTATCGCTGTGGCAGCGCAAGGTCGGCCCTATCAAGGTGCTTTCCAGCCCGGCGGCGCTCTCCTCATTGCCGACGATACGGTTGGCCAACCGGAAGGCGTAATCATCCATCGGCCCGGAGGGCGGCACGCCGATATGCCAGTAGCCGGTGCGCCCCGGATAATCCTGCACCGTGGTATAGGTGCCTGGCGCCACGACTTCCAGCGCCTGCGGCGCATACACAAAGCTGTCGAGATAGCGGGTGGAAAACACACCCTCAATGAACGCATCACTGGCGCTGATGGCGCGCAGATAATCCAGATTGGTGGTGATGCCGCACAAACGGGTCGCGTCCAGCGCAGCGCGCAATGCGGCAATCGCGGCCTCACGGTTATCACCCCGCACAATCAGCTTGGCGATCATCGGGTCATAGTAGGGCGACACTTCCGTACCGGTGGCGACCCAACCGTCCAGGCGCACATTGTCCGGAAACACGACCTCGGTCAGCACACCCGGGGACGGCTGAAACTGCCGCACCGGATCTTCCGCATACAGTCGCACTTCGATGGCGGCGCCCTGTGGCGCTACGGTGACCGTGTCCAGCGCGGGCAACTCGCCCGCGCCGACGCAGAGCATCCATTCCACCAGATCAATGCCGGTGACGGTCTCGGTGATGCCATGCTCAACCTGAAGGCGTGTATTGACCTCCAGAAAATAGAATTCATCGCGGCCCGCGTCGTAGATAAATTCCACCGTGCCCGCAGACAGGTAGTTCACCGACTCACCGAGGCGCACAGCAGCCGCCATCAGTTTTTCTCGCGTGGCGGCGGGCAGCCCGGGCGCGGGGGTTTCCTCAATCACTTTCTGGTTACGGCGCTGGATGGAGCAGTCCCGTTCGCCCAGGGCCAGCACCCGGCCCTCGCCGTCGCCAAATATCTGCACTTCGATATGCCGGGCGCGATCCACAAAGCGCTCCAGAAACACACCGCCGTCGCTGAAGAAGTTCTGGCCCATGCGCTGTACGGATTCGAAGGCATCGCGCAGCGCCGCGTCGTCGTCACACCGGGACAGGCCGATACCGCCACCACCGGCGGTACTCTTGAGCATCACCGGGTAACCTATCTGCCCGGCGGCAGCCAGCGCTTCCTCCAGATCGCGCAGCAGCCCGGTGCCCGGCGCCAGCGGCACACCGGCCGCCTCGGCCAGGGCGCGCGCTTCATGCTTGAGCCCGAACTGGCGCATTTGCGTGGGCGTTGGCCCGAGAAAGACCAGCCCCGCTTCCGCACAGGCTTCAGCGAAACCGGCATTTTCGGACAGGAAACCGTAGCCGGGAATGATGGCTTGAGCACCGGTATTCCGTGCCGCCTGAATAATACGATCCCCGCACAGATAGCTTTCGGCAGCGGGCGCATTGCCGATGTGCACCGCTTCGTCCGCCTGCTCCACATGCATGGCGTTGCGGTCTGCCTCGGAATACACCGCCACACTGGCGATACCCAACCGGCGCAGGGTACGCATACTGCGTACAGCAATCTCACCCCGGTTCGCGATCAATACTTTGCTGAACATGCTGCTTACTCCGCTGTCTGTCCGGTGGCGCTGGCGACGCTCGCCATGTAGCGGCGCCAGCCTCCGAATGAGGTGATGTCCAGGGCGTCGTCCCGCGCCCAGCCCTCACAGATGAATCCTTTTACTTCGCGCCCGTCGGCCAGCCGCAGCGTGCCGATGCCCAGCGGGGCCGGGATCAGGGCGACAAAGGAGCCGAACGCGCCCACCGGCACATCCCACAGCTCCACTTCGATAGCGGCACCCTCCGCATCACGAAGCAGCCCCGGCTTCGGCGGCACCGTGCCCGCCAGGGCATAGAAGCGGTATTCCGGTGCGGTGGTCGTGCGCTCGACGAACGCGGCGCCGCGCTCAATCAGTTGGCCGTTGAGCGGCATGCCAGAGAGATGGGCACCGACCACCGCCAGGCGCACGCACCCCTGCGGCACCGTAGCGGGAACAGAGGACACCAGGGGCGGCAGCGCCTGCCCGGTCGCACCGCGCGGCCAGGGTTGTGCGGTTTGCCAGCGACGCCCCAACTCAAGCAGCGCCGCATCCGACCAGGCCGGGGCGATCAAGGTAATGCCGGTGGGCAGGCCACTGGCGCGGAAGGGGCCGGGCAAGGCCAGCGCGGCCATATCCAGGAGGTTGACGAAGTTGGTGTAGGTGCCCAGGCGGGTATTCAGCTCGACCGGCTCAGCCTCGATGTCCCGCAGCCGGTAATGGCTGGGCGTCGTCGGCACCAGCAAGGCATCCACCTGCGCCATCAACGCATCGGCTTTGCGCTTGAGCCCCGCCAGCGCATACTCGGCGCGAAAATAATCCGTGGCTGACGACTGACCGCCCGAGGCGATAATGCTGGCGACAATGGGATCAACACCCTCCAGCCCGCCCTCGGCCACCAGATCACCGACCGCGACATGGCGTTCGGCCAGCCAGGGGCCGTGGTAGAGCAGCGCCGCTGCGTCATGAAACGCCGAGAAATCCAGCGGCACCAGCGTCGCGCCCAGTGCACGCCACCCATCGCAGGCCTGTTCGAAGCAGGCGGCGGCTTCTGTATCACCAAACCATGCCGGCGACTGCGGCACGCCCAGACGCAACGCCGCGCCAAACGCACGCGGCGCAGTATCCGGCCGGGGCCGCGCATACTCGTCCTCGGGATCAAAACCATAAAGTTGCCCGGCCACCGTCTCGGCATCGCCCACATCCAGGGCGAACACCGACAGGCAATCCAGGGAGCGGCACGCGGGAACAACACCCCGCACACTGGCGGCACCGCGTGTCGGCTTGAGACCCACCAGATTATTGAAGCCCGCTGGCACCCGCCCGGAACCCGCCGTGTCCGTACCCAGCGCAAAGGGCACCTGCCCCAGCGCCACCGCCACCGCCGAACCGGAACTGGAGCCGCCGGATATGAACTCGGGATTGAAAGGATTGCGCACTGCCCCATATGGCGAACGCGTGCCCACCAGGCCGGTAGCAAACTGATCCAGATTGGTCTTGCCCACCAGAATGGCGCCGGCTTCCATCAGCCGTTGTACGCCCGCAGCCGTCTGCTCGGCCTCGCGCGCAAACCCCGGGCAGGCGGCGGTGGTCTGCCAACCGGCCACATCAATGTTGTCCTTGATGGCGAAGGGAACACCGTAAAGCGGCAACGCCTCCTGTGCGCCCCCCGCCGCCGCCAGGCGTTCGGCAAGCTGCGCCAGTTGGCGCGCCAGCTGGCTGTCGGTGGCGACCGCTATCCAGATTGCCGGATCCCCCTGCCGCAACTGCTCGACCAGCTCCCCCACCAGCACCTGCGGTGTGGCGGGTCCGTCCCGGTATGCGGCCAGCCAATCGTTGATCATCCACCCGTACATGCTTTTGAGCACCTTCTTGTACACAAGTTTGTGTTCTTGAAAAG from Isoalcanivorax indicus encodes:
- the urtE gene encoding urea ABC transporter ATP-binding subunit UrtE codes for the protein MLSVEGVNQLYGGSHTLWDVAMTVPQGGCTCLMGRNGMGKTTLLKCIMGLLPIASGTMRYAGQDLAPLRAEARAALKIGYVPQGREIFPQLTVEENLRLAVYARPDKSFAILDQIHTLFPVLKSMARRRGGDLSGGQQQQLAIGRALVIEPQLLILDEPTEGIQPNIVQEIGDIILRLNREQGLTVLLVEQKLPFARRVATDFRIIDKGRLVADGPMASLDDGLIRRHLTV
- the urtD gene encoding urea ABC transporter ATP-binding protein UrtD, whose product is MKLPRSLESFADRSQVFDIVNPAVRSPKLDVSHGTILYLEDITVSFDGFRALNELTLYVEPGELRCIIGANGAGKTTMMDVITGKTRPDSGTAFFGQSIDLLRLSEPEIAQAGIGRKFQKPTVFPEHTVFENLELAMAGDRRAWHMLFARLTSEQCDRIDETLALIGLTAQRQARAGSLSHGQKQWLEIGMLLMQRPALLLVDEPVAGMTPQETERTAELLVSLAGKHTVVVVEHDMDFVRSIARTVTVLHEGSVLAEGNMADVQADPRVVEVYLGEPA
- the urtC gene encoding urea ABC transporter permease subunit UrtC; this encodes MSDRSVLSRLMQHDLGSRIFLGLLLLVGAGMPLAHLLLPESSFLHPSTYTLGLVGKYMTYALLAISIDLIWGYCGILSLGHTAFFALGGYAMGMYLMRQIGTRGVYGDPVLPDFMVFLSWDSLPWYWLGMDMFWFAMLMVLLIPGLLALVFGWLAFRSRVAGVYFSIITQALTFALMLAFFRNEMGFGGNNGLTDFKDILGYDLQATSTRIGLFVVTAVALGLGYIACHWIVRSRFGRVITAIRDGEGRARFMGYRVEHYKLWLFVFSGMLAGVAGALYVPQVGIINPGEFAPLNAIEAVVWVAVGGRGTLYGAVMGAVLVNYMKTYFTVAWPEAWLYALGTLFVVVTLFLPRGVVGLLEKLRRQKT
- the urtB gene encoding urea ABC transporter permease subunit UrtB; amino-acid sequence: MWPMSVHAESGAHADNGGVAESFAQEERVQEANHDDFPALLAELATASFPRKVALVNELQLRGWPGVRDALAGLLEGDLYYQQDDADTVRVYVVSAQGDAVTLFDPVTQQTLERDAMTGLRRITTNNPLRRNLRGAVARFDLQDASPAVRRDAVAELRRGLDDATIALLRAQQAHETHRGVARDIDVALALHDLEDTDVAVRLAALEVLSGELGNDVYNRVQRLLATDASGEPLEPDAAVRQMAERAIARIEQRRSFFGFLETLFFGLSFGSVLVLAAIGLAITFGVMGVINMAHGELIMIGAYTSYVVQLLMPNQIGVAILVAVPAAFMVSGLVGVLIERGVVRFLYGRPLETLLATFGISLILQQLVRTIFSPLNRQVQTPDWMSGLLRFNDVFAITYNRLYVLIFMFIVFALLWLVMHRTSLGLKVRAVSQNRAMARAMGVRSDRIDALTFGLGSGIAGVAGVALSLLTNVGPNMGQAYIIDSFMVVVFGGVGNLWGTLIGGLSLGLGTKLVEPHVGAVMAKILMLVFIILFIQKRKQGLFPQKGRSAEGH
- the urtA gene encoding urea ABC transporter substrate-binding protein, whose product is MKTTSLLSKIAGVCMAASAALGMTAAQADTIKVGVLHSLSGTMAISETTLKDTILMLIEEQNRKGGLLGKQLEAVVVDPASNWPLFAERSRELLQRHNVDVVFGCWTSVSRKAVLPVFEELNGLLFYPVQYEGEESSRNVIYTGAAPNQQAIPAVDYLMNDMGIERWVLAGTDYVYPRTTNRILEAYLKSKGVKDEDIMINYTPFGHSDWQSIVSDIKRFGSAGKPTAVVSTINGDANVPFYNELSNQQVSAEDIPVVAFSVGEEELSGIDARNLVGHLSAWNYFMSIESDQNAEFIKNWHAFIGDTNRVTNDPMEAHYIGFNLWAQAVEKAGTTDVDKVRSALYGLEVPNLTGGTATLLPNHHITKPVFIGEIRADGQYDVVWQTDGEVPGDAWSSYLPGSKDIKADWVELECGNYNTKTRKCAGQNY
- a CDS encoding porin — translated: MKTSYSASRQTCRSLRRGLASALALAVGSYGTAHALELPGVTVGAGMRTSFVSEESAAPDGGSSNDFSLDSIRLYVNGQVNENIGFTFNTEYYTDVNDEETISVLDAIARFEYSDVFNIWAGRFLPPSDRSNLSGPYYLTTWNFPPVQAYPAIFAGRDDGLAYWGQVGGGQFKWQLGVFEGPETPGDDLLYAARLTANFWDPEPGYYNSSTYYGDKDILAVGLVAQSQDGENSYSVDVLMEKNLGDAGTVTLEGAYYDYDILGGLDALGAEPSNGYFLLAGYLFPQEVGIGRIQPVVRYSYGEIDNGADGKVTDYNINYIISGHGARISLAYQDKKDTLFGDDNVFVLGLQLQM